GCAACGGCGTTGGTCGCGGACGGAGGCCGGGCCGGGGTGCCGGTGCGGATTGGATACGGACGTCGGGATCACGGGCGGAAAACGGGTGCGGCCATGGGCGGACGCGCGGCCTGGATACCGGTGCGGCGGGAAACCGCCCTGGCGCACGCGGGGAGGCCAGTGCCGCGTCTGAGTGCCTGCCGGCGAACGCCGCTGCACGCGGGCACGTGACCAGGAAAGCATTGCGGCACCACTGCGCGCGCATCCGCCGCTGCCGCACCGCAGACAAGCTCGGAGCCAGGTTCAGGCATTCAACAGCGCAAGCGGAGCCGCTTCTGCCAATCCCCAATCCCGACTCCCCAATCCCCGCCCTCAAGCCACATGCTTGCGCATCTTGGCCAGCTTCTTGCGCACCATCTCGCGCTTGAGCGGCGACAGGTAATCCACGAACAGCTTGCCGTCCAGGTGATCCATCTCGTGCTGGATGCAGACCGCCAGCAGGCCGTCGGTGTTCAGCTCCTGGGCCTGCCCCTGGCGGTCGAGATAGCGCACGGTGATCGCGTCGGCGCGGCTGACGTCTGCAAAGATGCCCGGCACCGACAGGCAGCCTTCCTGGTAGACCTGCTCGCCCTGCCTGGCGACGATTTCGGGGTTGACGAACACCTGCGGGGCGTTCTTTTCCTCGCTGACGTCGATCACCATGAAGCGCTTGTGCACGTCCACCTGACTGGCGGCCAGGCCGATGCCGGGCGCCTCGTACATGGTCTGGAACATGTCATCGAGCAGCGTCTGGAACGCCGGGCTGACCACGTCGGCGGCGTCGACCGGCACGGCCTTGGTGCGCAGCCGCGGGTCGGGAAATTCGAGAATAGGGAGCAAAGCCATGCGATTACCCGTCTGGGAATACCGGCGCTGCGCCGGCAAGACGGTGTCATTCTAGCGCAATGCTTGCGTGGCGCCCCGGTTTCTGGACTATAGTGCGCGGACCTGTTGGGGAATCAGGCAAGAAGGCACTCATGTTGAACCGACTTCGTACGGTCGTCGCTGCGGCGATGCTGACCGTCGCGACCTACGCTGCCGCGCAAGCGGTGGGCGAGCATCCAGACACCTATGTGGTCCGCAAGGGGGATACCTTGTGGGACATCGCTGGGCGTTTCCTGCAAAAACCGTGGCTGTGGCCGGAAATCTGGCAAGCCAATCCACAGATCCAGAATCCGCACCTGATCTACCCGGGTGACGTGATCAGCCTGGCCTACCTGGACCGCGTCGGCAAAGGCACGATCCAGCCCGGCCCGCGCCAGGAAGCGCCGATCAACGCCATTCCGCTGGCCGACGTCGAGCCGTTCCTGAAGAACCTGCGCGTGGTCGAGGACTTCGACCAGCTGCCTTACGTGGTTGGGCTGGAAGGCGGTCGCTCGCGCGCCACCACCGGTCAGGTGGCCTACGTGGTGGGCCTGGAAGACGCACAGCCGGGCCAGCGCTTTGCGGTGGTCCGCCCGACCGTGAAGTTCAGCCTGCCCAAGCACAACGAAGACCTGGACATGGCGGGCAACATCACCGCCGGTGCCGGCAACATCTGGAAGAACTTCATCGCGCCGAGCACGCGCCGTGAATCGCTGGGCTACGAACTGGCGCAGGTCAACGTCGGCACCATCACCCGAAGCGCGGCGGGCGGCAACTCCAAGGCGGCGACCCTGCTGTTGCAGGACAGCGGCCGCGAGGTACGCGCCGGCGACCGGATCGTGGCGGTGGAAGCGCAGCCCTACGACCTGCAGTTCATTCCGCACCCGCCATCCGAACAGGCGCTGCAGACCGAACTGCGCGTGCTGGCCATCTCCGACGCCTTCATCGTTGGCGGTACCCGCGATGTGATCGCCATTTCCGGCGGCGCCCGCGAAGGCATCAACAACGGCACGGTGTTCTCGATCTGGCGCAAGGGCCGCACGGTCAGCGACCGCGTCAAGCACTCGCGCTTCTCGCGCACCGATGACGATTTCAGCGGCCCGGCCGGCTCCACCGTCGGCCTGCCGGACGAGTACGCCTCGCACGCGATGGTGTTCCGCACCTATGACAAGGTCAGCTATGCGCTGGTGATGGAAAGCGTCAAGCCGACCGGCCTGGGGTATTTCGTCAAGCATCCCGACGCGCAGTAGGCGTCAATTCCGATGCGGTGACGCGACGGCGCCTGAGGGCGCCGTCGTCGTTTGCGGCCCAGGCTGTGCGCATGACCTCTACCGATTCCGACCTGCGCGCATTGCTGATCCTGCTGCTGGCGGGCGGCCGCAGCCCACCCCGTCGCGCATTGATGAGCACCCACGCCAGCCCGTCCGATATCCTGGCTGCCGGGCCCGGCGCCTGGCGCGCGGCCGGCTGCGACGCGCTGCAATCGGAACGGCTGCAGTCGCCTGACCTGCATGCGCTGGATGCCGCGCTGCGCTGGTGCGAACACGCAGATCACCATCTGATCGGCTGGCACGAACCGGACTACCCGGCGCTGCTGCGCCACATCGTCAACCCGCCGCTGGCGCTGTTCGTGGACGGCGATCCCAATGCGCTGTGGCATCCAGGCGTGGCCGTGGTCGGCAGCCGCTCGGCCACCGCCGGCGGGCGCGATCACACCCGCGCCTTCGCATCGCACCTGGCGGCTGCAGGGCTGGGCATCGTCAGCGGCATGGCCGCCGGCGTCGATGCGATCGCCCATGAAGCCGCACTTGCGCAGCCGGACGGCATCACGGTGGCGGTGGTGGGCACCGGGGCCGACGTGGCCTACCCCGCGCATCACCGGGCATTGCGCGAGCGCATCGCTGCACGCGGCGCAGTGGTCAGCGAATACCTGCCGGGCACCGGCGCGGTGGCGGCGCACTTCCCGGCCCGCAACCGCATCATTGCCGGGCTGGCGCTGGGTACCCTGGTGGTCGAGGCAGCGATGCGCTCGGGCGCGCTGATCACCGCGCGGCTGGCCGCCGAGGCCGGGCGCGAGGTGTTCGCCCTGCCCGGCTCGCTGCACAATCCGCTCGCGCGCGGCTGCCATCATCTGATCCGCCAGGGCGCCACGCTGGCGCAGGACCCGGCCCAGGTCATCGAGGGCCTGCAACTGCTGTCGGGCGAATTGGCCACCGCCTTGCGCGAGCGCCTGGCCGCCCCCACTCAATGGTCCAGCACGACATGTCGCGCCACGCCCACCCGTCCGGATCCCGACTACCAGCGCTTGTGGCAGGCGCTGGGCCACGACCCAACCCCTATGGATTGCCTGGTTGAACGCACCGGATTGACGGCCGCCGCGCTGTCCTCCATGCTGCTCATCATGGAACTGGAGGGAAATGTGGTCACCGAGCACGGTCGCTATACCCGCAATCCCTAGTTTCTTCACCTCCACAGCGTCGCGCGACGCAGGCCGAGGGCAATGAAAGAGAGCATTCTCGATGTACTGCTGTACCTGTTCGAACATTATTTCAGCGAAGACGCGGACCTGGTCCGTGACCGTGACTCGCTTCAGAATGGCCTGATCCAGGCCGGTTTCAGCCCCGCAGAAATCAGCAAGGCCTTCGACTGGCTGGACGCGCTCTCCGAGCAGCGGCCGAGCGTCGCGCGCCCGCATGTCGATGGGCCGGTGCGGATCTACCATGGCCCGGAGCTGGACAAGCTCGATCTGGATTGCCGGGGATTCCTGTTGTTCCTCGAACAACACCGCATCCTCGACGCCGACCAGCGCGAACTGGTGCTGGACCGTGCCATGGCGCTGGACCAGGACGAGCTGGACCTGGACGACCTCAAGTGGGTGGTGCTGATGGTGTTGTTCAACCAGCCGGGCGCAGAAGCGGCCTATGCCTGGATGGAAACCCAGATGTTCCTGGACGAGCCTGAACCCGTACACTGAAGGCTGAAGCCGCCACGGACGTGCGCGCGAGGGGACGGGGATGAGCAGTTGGTATTACGCCGAGGGCAACCGCCAGCGGCGTGGCCCGGTGACCGATGAGGTCCTGCGCGGCCTGTATCGCGATCGCCAGATCGCCCTGGATACGCTGGCCTGGCGCGAAGGGCTGGACCAATGGCGGCCGCTCTCCGCCTGCGCCGACGAACTCGGCCCACCGGTGTCCACCGATCTGCACGCTGCACCAATGCCACCGCCACTACCGGTGGCGACACCTGATGCCTGGCATGCCCGCCCTGCTGCTCCGACACCCCAACAGTCGAGAGCCTCAGGCTGGCCGCTGGTGTTGACGCTGATCGCAATCATTGGCGGCTTTGTTGTCGTGGCCGTGGCCGGCATGCTGGCCGCGATCGCCGTGCCCGCCTACAAGGACTACCTGAGCCGCGCCAAGGTCACCGAGGCGGTGACCGCACTGGCACCGCTGAAGCCGCAGATTGCCGAATTTCTCGCCCGCGAAGGCCGCTGCCCGGTCAATGGCGACACCGGCTTCCAGGCCCCGGAGCATTACGCGACCGATGTGCTGGCCAGCGTGCAGATCGGCCGCTTCGATACCAGCGATTGCGGTGTCGAAGCGCTGCTGCGCTCGCCGGATTCGCCCAGGATCGACGGCAAGGCGCTGTGGCTGGACTTCGATGCCGATGCCGGCCGCTGGCACTGCAGTTCCGAGATCGACGACCAGCAACTTCCGCAGCAGTGCCGCGGCTGAGCGGCCGCTGCACGCAAACGCGCTTCGCACTACCCAAGGGGAACATCAATGACGCAGTGGTATTACGCCGACGCACAGCGGCAACGCCAGGGGCCGGTGGACACGGACACGCTGGTCGCGCGCCTGTCGCAGGGGCTGATCGACCGTAGCAGCCTGGTCTGGCGCGAGGGTCTGCCGCAGTGGGTGGCGCTGGGCGAGGTCACGGCCGAACTGGGCCTGGATACGCCGCTACCGGCGCCAGTAGCGCCAGCCGCCGATGCGCCGGCGGTCGCGGCGACGAAGGAAGTCTCGCCGGCGGCGGGCGCATCGGCTGCCGATGCCCCAGCGCAGGAGTGGTCGCGGCCGCCCGCCCCTGCCGTCGCCGATCCGGAGGCGCCGGTCGAGCCCGCTCAAGCTGCCGCCAGCACGCCGCCGACGCCGGCAACCGCGTCGGCGCTATCCGGCGCGTCGGCGCAAGGCCCAATGCAGTCGGGTCCGCACCCGGCAGCGGCGCAGCCTTACCCGTCCGCCAGCGAGCCGGTCGCGCCAGACGGCGACGCGTCGCGGTCCACTTCACCGGGCGCAGCGGACGCCGCCGTGCAGCCACCTGCCGCAGCAGGAGCGGCAGCGGCACTTCATCCGCCACCGCCCGCCACGCCATTACCGACCGCCTGGGACACCCCGGCCGGGCCCGCACCGGCCGCCGGCATCGCAGCGCCCGACGCGCCGGTCGTCTACGCCGGTCTGTGGCGCCGCGTGGCGGCCAGCATCCTGGACAGCCTGGTCACCACCTTCGCGGTCTACCTGATCGTGATCCCGCTGGTGTTCGTGCTTGCCTTCGGCGCCGGGCTGAGCGATGCCGGCTCCGCGCTGGACGATGGCAGCGCGCTCGGCATTGCGCTGCTGGTGCTGTCCTACGGCATCGGGCTGGCCATCCCCACCCTGTATTTCGCCTGGATGCAGTCCAGCCGGCTCCAGGCCAGCCTGGGCAAGCTCGCCTGCGGGATCAAGGTGGTCCGCGCCGACAGCCAGGGCGCACGCGTCGGCTTCTGGCGCAACCTGCTGCGCTACCTGGCTTACATGCTGATCAGCGTGCTCACCCTGGGCATCGGTGTGATCGTGGCCGCCTTCATGGCCGGCATGAGCGCGCGCAAGCAGGCCCCGCACGACAAGGTCTGCGACACCCTGGTGGTGGACCGCTGGGCCTTCACCGACCACCCGGAGCTGCAGTCCAAGGGTCTGGATACGGTTTCGATCGTGGTCCTGGCCATCTACGGGCTGCTGCTGGTGGTCTCGATCGTGGTGGTGGGCTTCATGCTGGCGGCGATCGGGATGAGCCAGCGCTAGCACTTCGCGGCGCTGGCCGCTTGACACGGCGGCGTCCGCCGTGATCTTTCTAATAAGAGAACTGAACGCCCGGGCTACTTCCCGGGCGTTAACGTGTGGGAAACGGCCGATCTGCTTCCCTCGACCGGCCAATTAGGCCACGCTACCCGCCCCCCGGGCCCTGCGCCCCAAGAAGTCGCCACCATGCCCAAGCACCTGCTCATCGTCGAATCGCCCGCCAAGGCCAAGACGATCAATAAATACCTCGGCAAGGACTTCACCGTCCTGGCCTCGTATGGGCACGTGCGCGACCTCGTCCCCAAGGAGGGCGCGGTCGATCCGGACAACGGCTTTGCGATGCGCTACGACCTGATCGAGAAGAACGAGAAGCATGTCGAAGCCATCGCGCGCGCCGCCAAGGGCGCCGACGACATCTTTCTGGCGACCGACCCGGACCGCGAGGGCGAGGCGATCAGCTGGCACATCGCCGAGATCCTGAAAGAGCGCGGCCTGCTCAAGGACAAGCCGATGCAGCGGGTGGTGTTCACCGAGATCACCCCGCGCGCGATCAAGGAGGCGATGGCCAAGCCACGCATGATCGCCGGCGACCTGGTGGACGCGCAGCAGGCGCGCCGCGCGCTCGATTACCTGGTCGGCTTCAACCTGTCGCCAGTGCTGTGGCGCAAGGTGCAGCGCGGGCTCTCTGCCGGCCGCGTGCAGTCGCCGGCATTGCGCATGATCGTCGAGCGCGAGGAAGAGATCGAAGCCTTCATCGCGCGCGAATACTGGTCCATCGATGCGCATTGCCGGCATCCCTCGCAAGCCTTCACTGCACGGCTGATCAAGCTGGACGGGCAGAAGTTCGAGCAGTTCACCGTCACCGACGGCGATACCGCCGAAGCGGCGCGGTTGCGTATCCAGCAGGCCGCGCAAGGCGTGCTGCACGTCACCGACGTGGCCAGCAAGGAGCGCAAGCGCCGCCCGGCCCCGCCGTTCACCACCTCCACGCTGCAGCAGGAAGCCTCGCGCAAACTCGGCTTCACCACCCGCAAGACCATGCAGGTGGCGCAGAAGTTGTACGAAGGCGTGGCGCTGGGCGACGAAGGCTCGGTCGGCCTGATCAGCTATATGCGTACCGACTCGGTGAACCTGTCGCAGGACGCGCTGGCGGAAATCCGCGACGTGATCGCGCGCGACTTCGGCACCGCCTCGCTGCCGGACCAGCCCAACGCCTACACCACCAAGTCCAAGAACGCGCAGGAAGCCCACGAAGCGGTGCGCCCGACCTCGGCGCTGCGCACCCCGGCGCAGGTGGCGCGCTTCCTGTCCGAAGACGAGCGCCGCCTGTACGAGCTGATCTGGCGCCGCGCGGTGGCCTGCCAGATGATCCCGGCCACGCTCAATACCGTCAGCGTGGATCTGTCGGCCGGCAGCGAACATGTGTTCCGCGCCAGCGGCACCACCGTGGTGGTCCCGGGCTTTTTGGCCGTCTACGAAGAAGGCAAGGACACCAAGAGCAGCGAGGACGAGGACGAAGGCCGCAAGCTGCCGCTGATGAAGGCCGGCGACAACGTCCCGCTGGACCGCATCGTCACCGACCAGCACTTCACCCAGCCGCCGCCGCGCTTCACCGAAGCGGCGCTGGTCAAGGCGCTGGAGGAGTACGGCATCGGCCGTCCGTCCACCTATGCCTCGATCATCCAGACCCTGCAGTTCCGCAAATACGTGGAAATGGAAGGCCGCAGCTTCCGTCCCACCGATGTGGGCCGTGCGGTGTCCAAGTTCCTGTCCGGGCATTTCACCCGCTACGTGGATTACGACTTCACCGCCAAGCTCGAAGACGACCTGGATGCGGTCTCGCGTGGCGAGGAAGAGTGGATCCCGTTGATGGAGAAGTTCTGGGGCCCGTTCAAGGAACTGGTCGAGGACAAGAAGGATTCGCTGGACAAGACCGACGCCGGCAGCGTGCGCGTGCTTGGCACCGACCCGGTCAGCGGCAAGGAAGTGAGCGCGCGCATCGGCCGCTTCGGCCCGATGGTGCAGATCGGCACCGTGGAAGACGAAGAAAAGCCGACCTTCGCCTCGCTGCGTCCGGGCCAGAGCATCTATTCGATCTCGATCGAAGACGCGCTCGAGCTGTTCAAGATGCCGCGCGCCCTCGGCCAGGACAAGGGCCAGGACGTCAGCGTCGGCATCGGCCGCTTCGGGCCGTTTGCGCGCCGCGGCAGCGTGTATGCATCGCTGAAGAAAGAGGACGATCCGTACACCATCGACCTGGCGCGCGCGGTGTTCCTGATCGAGGAGAAGGAAGAGATCGCACGCAACCGCGTCATCAAGGAATTCGACGGCAGCGACATCCAGGTGCTCAACGGACGCTTCGGCCCGTACATCAGCGATGGCAAGCTCAATGGCAAGATCCCCAAGGAGCGCGAGCCAGCGTCGTTGAGCCTTGAGGAGGTGCAGCAACTGCTGGCCGATACCGGCAAGCCGGTGCGCAAGGGCTTCGGTGCCAAAAAAGCCACGCTCAAGAAGACTGCGGTGAAGGATTCGGCGCCGAAGAAGACGGCCGTCAAGAAGACCGCGACCAAGACCGCTGCCACCAAGACGGCGGCGAAGAAGGCACCGGCCAAGAAGGCCGCCGCCAAGAAGGCGACCAAGCGCGTGGTCAAGAAGACCGCGAGCAAGGCCGCAGGCTGAGCCACGCCATGGATCACGCACTCAGCCTGGATGGCGCTGTCGCCGCCCTGCGCCAGGGTGGCGTGATCGCCTACCCCACCGAGGCAGTGTGGGGCTTGGGCTGCGACCCGGCCCGGGAAGCGGCCGTGTTGCGGCTGCTGGAGATCAAGCGGCGGCCGGTCGACAAGGGCGTGATCGTGGTGGCGTCCGGCGTGGACGTGTTGCGCGACTGGGTCGATCTGGACGCGCTGGAGCCGGCCCGCCGCCAGGACGTGCTGGCCAGCTGGCCGGGCCCGCATACCTGGATCCTGCCGGTCACCGCACAGGCGCCGCGCTGGGTCACCGGCACGCATGACGGGCTGGCGGTGCGCATCAGCGCGCACCCGGTGGTGGCAGCGCTGTGCGCGGCCTGGGGTGCGCCGCTGGTGTCCACCAGCGCCAACCTGGCCGGGCAGCCGCCGGCACGCAGCCGCGAGACGCTGGACCCGGCGCTGCTGGCGACGATCGACGGCGTGGTGGACGGCGAGGTGGGCGCGCTGGCGCAGCCAACCCAGATCCGCGACGCGCGCAGCGGCCAGATCCTGCGCGACTGACAGCGGCCTGATAAACCGTCGGCGCCCGCACGCGGCGAGCGCGACCGGCGCTCGGAGTCAGGGGGTGTCACCTCGTAGGCTCCGGCATCTGCGCATCGTCCTCGCTCGGCTGACCACTGCTCGCCCACTGGCAGCGGCTCCAAGCCAGGCGACGTGTTGCCGCCTACGCACCCGCAACGCCGTTCAGCCGCACCCCTTTGCGGCAGCCGGGCAGACGCGCACACTGCGGCCATGCGCACCGTCCTCACTGTTTTGCTGCTCGCCACGGCGCTGCCTGCGTCGGCCGCCACTCCTGCGAACACACCGGACCCGAACGTGCGGGTCTACCGCTGCGTGAGCAGCAGCGGCACCGTCGCCCTGCAGGACGCGCCGTGCAGCAGCGGCCGCCAGCAGGTCTTGGACATGCAGCGCCCGCAGGACCCACCGCCGCGCCCAGCGCGGGTGGAAGCGCCAGCACCGGTCGCCGCACCGGCCACGCGCGAGGTCCGCATCGTCACTGTGCAACCGCCACAGCCGATGTACGAATGCACCACCGCAGACGGCGAGCGTTATACCAGCGACAGCCCGGAAGGCAATCCGCGCTGGGTGCCGACCTGGGGCCCGGCCTATGTGGGCAATGGCATCGCTCCGCCTCCGCCGCCTGCCGGCACCCTGCGCCCGCCGCTGCCGGTCAGCCCGCGCCCCGCGATCGCGGTGCAGGGTGGCTCCTCCGGACGCGGCGGCAGCATCCGCGGCAGCGCCAGCGTCGGCACCGACGCCTACCAGGGGCGCTATCGAGGCAACTATCAGGGCGGTCATGGCGGCACGGTGATCGTGCCCTACGGCAATGTGCAGATCCGCGACGAATGCCATGCGCTGCCCGAGCAGGAAGTGTGCGCGCGCCTGGCCGACCGGCGCTGGGAGCTGATCCGTCGCTACAACAGCGCCCTGCAGAGCGAGCGGGTGGAGCTCAGCCGCGAACAGCGCGGCATCGAAGCGCGCCAGCAACGCGATTGCGGCGGCGTATGAGCCGCATGCGCCTGATCGCCTTGGTGATGATGGGCTGGGTGTCGGGCAGCAATGCCCAGGACGTGGCCATCTATCGCTGCACCGATCCCAGCGGCGCGCTCACCGTGCAGAACATGCCGTGCCCGAAGGGCATGCAGCAACAGAAGAAGCTGATGACCGCACCGGCCGCGGTGCCGTTTGCGCCCGGCACGCCCCCGGCGCCAGCGCCCGTGCGCACGGCACCGGTTGCGCCGGCCCCGGTGCCTGCCGCTGCGCCCGTGGCAGCGCCGGCCCCACTGACATCGACCTCCACCCTGCCCCCACCACCGCTGTTCGAGTGCACCGCGCACGACAACGGCCGCTACTTCACCGAAGACCGCGAACCGGCCAGGCGCTGCCTGCCGATGCAGACCACCAACCTGGGCGGCGGCCCGGCCACCGGTGGCGGCAGCGCCTGCGAAGTGGTCACCGACCGGTGCGCACCGGTGCCGGACCAGAGCCTGTGCGAGGCCTGGCGTAAACGCGCCGAGCAGGCCGAATCGACCTGGCGCTTCTCCGATGAAGCGCAATCGGCCGAACGCAAACAGCGCTACGACCAGATGCGGCGCGTGCTGGAGGAAAGCCGCTGCGCCAATCCCGCTGCCACACCGTAAACGCGTGGCCTGATCGCCGGCTGCAAGGCCTTACGCAAACAGCGCTACGACGAGATGCGGCGTGCGCCTGGATGAAAGGCGCTGCGCCAATCCTGCCGCTACGCCGTAACCACGCGGCCTGACTCATCGACCCTCGCCTGCAATGGCGTCGGGCGGAACCAAAGAACGCCGTCGCGCAACGACGCTGCGCCCTTGCCCGGCAGTCCGATGACCGGCAACGTCGTCCTGCCGTGGCGTCGTGCTCAGAACCCGTAACGCAGGAAGCCGCCATCGACCGCGATGCATCCGCCGGTGATGTAGCTGGCGGCCGGCAAGCACAGGAAACCGACCGCGGCAGCGACTTCTTCCGGTTCGCCAATGCGGCGCATCGGCGTGCGCTCGATCACCTGCTCGTAGTAGTCCGGATCCGACAACGGTCCGGAGGTACGGCGCGTGCGGATGTACCACGGCGCCACCGCATTGACGCGAATGCCGTCCTGCGCCCACTCCACCGCCAGGTTGCGCGTCATCTGCTGCAGCGCGGCCTTGGTCATGCCGTAGGGCGCGCCGCTGCGCACATGCGTGATGCCCGAGACGCTGCCGACATTGACGATGGCCGAGGCCGCGTGCCGGGTCAGCAGCGGATGCGCATAGCGCGATAGTTCGAACGCGGAGAACACGTTGGTTTCGAAGATGCCGCGCCACTCGTCCTCGGTGTAGTCGATCGCGGCGCGGGTGATGTTGCCGCCGGCATTGTTGATCAACAGGTGCAGGCCGTCGGCGTGGTCTTCCACCCAGTCCAGGATCGCGCGGCGCTCCTCGTCGTCGGAGACATCGGCGGCCAGGCCGTGCAGTTCGCGCTCCGGGAACTCGTCGGCCAGGTCGTCGCGCGCCTGCGCCAGTGCATCGGCATCGCGCGCCACCAGCAGCAGATCCGCACCGAAGCCGAGCAGTTCGCGGGCAATGGCCAGACCAATACCGGCGCTGGCGCCGG
The window above is part of the Xanthomonas campestris pv. badrii genome. Proteins encoded here:
- the def gene encoding peptide deformylase, with the protein product MALLPILEFPDPRLRTKAVPVDAADVVSPAFQTLLDDMFQTMYEAPGIGLAASQVDVHKRFMVIDVSEEKNAPQVFVNPEIVARQGEQVYQEGCLSVPGIFADVSRADAITVRYLDRQGQAQELNTDGLLAVCIQHEMDHLDGKLFVDYLSPLKREMVRKKLAKMRKHVA
- a CDS encoding LysM peptidoglycan-binding domain-containing protein; the encoded protein is MLNRLRTVVAAAMLTVATYAAAQAVGEHPDTYVVRKGDTLWDIAGRFLQKPWLWPEIWQANPQIQNPHLIYPGDVISLAYLDRVGKGTIQPGPRQEAPINAIPLADVEPFLKNLRVVEDFDQLPYVVGLEGGRSRATTGQVAYVVGLEDAQPGQRFAVVRPTVKFSLPKHNEDLDMAGNITAGAGNIWKNFIAPSTRRESLGYELAQVNVGTITRSAAGGNSKAATLLLQDSGREVRAGDRIVAVEAQPYDLQFIPHPPSEQALQTELRVLAISDAFIVGGTRDVIAISGGAREGINNGTVFSIWRKGRTVSDRVKHSRFSRTDDDFSGPAGSTVGLPDEYASHAMVFRTYDKVSYALVMESVKPTGLGYFVKHPDAQ
- the dprA gene encoding DNA-processing protein DprA yields the protein MTSTDSDLRALLILLLAGGRSPPRRALMSTHASPSDILAAGPGAWRAAGCDALQSERLQSPDLHALDAALRWCEHADHHLIGWHEPDYPALLRHIVNPPLALFVDGDPNALWHPGVAVVGSRSATAGGRDHTRAFASHLAAAGLGIVSGMAAGVDAIAHEAALAQPDGITVAVVGTGADVAYPAHHRALRERIAARGAVVSEYLPGTGAVAAHFPARNRIIAGLALGTLVVEAAMRSGALITARLAAEAGREVFALPGSLHNPLARGCHHLIRQGATLAQDPAQVIEGLQLLSGELATALRERLAAPTQWSSTTCRATPTRPDPDYQRLWQALGHDPTPMDCLVERTGLTAAALSSMLLIMELEGNVVTEHGRYTRNP
- a CDS encoding DUF494 family protein, with the translated sequence MKESILDVLLYLFEHYFSEDADLVRDRDSLQNGLIQAGFSPAEISKAFDWLDALSEQRPSVARPHVDGPVRIYHGPELDKLDLDCRGFLLFLEQHRILDADQRELVLDRAMALDQDELDLDDLKWVVLMVLFNQPGAEAAYAWMETQMFLDEPEPVH
- a CDS encoding pilin, producing MSSWYYAEGNRQRRGPVTDEVLRGLYRDRQIALDTLAWREGLDQWRPLSACADELGPPVSTDLHAAPMPPPLPVATPDAWHARPAAPTPQQSRASGWPLVLTLIAIIGGFVVVAVAGMLAAIAVPAYKDYLSRAKVTEAVTALAPLKPQIAEFLAREGRCPVNGDTGFQAPEHYATDVLASVQIGRFDTSDCGVEALLRSPDSPRIDGKALWLDFDADAGRWHCSSEIDDQQLPQQCRG
- a CDS encoding RDD family protein — encoded protein: MTQWYYADAQRQRQGPVDTDTLVARLSQGLIDRSSLVWREGLPQWVALGEVTAELGLDTPLPAPVAPAADAPAVAATKEVSPAAGASAADAPAQEWSRPPAPAVADPEAPVEPAQAAASTPPTPATASALSGASAQGPMQSGPHPAAAQPYPSASEPVAPDGDASRSTSPGAADAAVQPPAAAGAAAALHPPPPATPLPTAWDTPAGPAPAAGIAAPDAPVVYAGLWRRVAASILDSLVTTFAVYLIVIPLVFVLAFGAGLSDAGSALDDGSALGIALLVLSYGIGLAIPTLYFAWMQSSRLQASLGKLACGIKVVRADSQGARVGFWRNLLRYLAYMLISVLTLGIGVIVAAFMAGMSARKQAPHDKVCDTLVVDRWAFTDHPELQSKGLDTVSIVVLAIYGLLLVVSIVVVGFMLAAIGMSQR
- a CDS encoding DNA topoisomerase I, which translates into the protein MPKHLLIVESPAKAKTINKYLGKDFTVLASYGHVRDLVPKEGAVDPDNGFAMRYDLIEKNEKHVEAIARAAKGADDIFLATDPDREGEAISWHIAEILKERGLLKDKPMQRVVFTEITPRAIKEAMAKPRMIAGDLVDAQQARRALDYLVGFNLSPVLWRKVQRGLSAGRVQSPALRMIVEREEEIEAFIAREYWSIDAHCRHPSQAFTARLIKLDGQKFEQFTVTDGDTAEAARLRIQQAAQGVLHVTDVASKERKRRPAPPFTTSTLQQEASRKLGFTTRKTMQVAQKLYEGVALGDEGSVGLISYMRTDSVNLSQDALAEIRDVIARDFGTASLPDQPNAYTTKSKNAQEAHEAVRPTSALRTPAQVARFLSEDERRLYELIWRRAVACQMIPATLNTVSVDLSAGSEHVFRASGTTVVVPGFLAVYEEGKDTKSSEDEDEGRKLPLMKAGDNVPLDRIVTDQHFTQPPPRFTEAALVKALEEYGIGRPSTYASIIQTLQFRKYVEMEGRSFRPTDVGRAVSKFLSGHFTRYVDYDFTAKLEDDLDAVSRGEEEWIPLMEKFWGPFKELVEDKKDSLDKTDAGSVRVLGTDPVSGKEVSARIGRFGPMVQIGTVEDEEKPTFASLRPGQSIYSISIEDALELFKMPRALGQDKGQDVSVGIGRFGPFARRGSVYASLKKEDDPYTIDLARAVFLIEEKEEIARNRVIKEFDGSDIQVLNGRFGPYISDGKLNGKIPKEREPASLSLEEVQQLLADTGKPVRKGFGAKKATLKKTAVKDSAPKKTAVKKTATKTAATKTAAKKAPAKKAAAKKATKRVVKKTASKAAG
- a CDS encoding Sua5/YciO/YrdC/YwlC family protein, whose translation is MDHALSLDGAVAALRQGGVIAYPTEAVWGLGCDPAREAAVLRLLEIKRRPVDKGVIVVASGVDVLRDWVDLDALEPARRQDVLASWPGPHTWILPVTAQAPRWVTGTHDGLAVRISAHPVVAALCAAWGAPLVSTSANLAGQPPARSRETLDPALLATIDGVVDGEVGALAQPTQIRDARSGQILRD
- a CDS encoding DUF4124 domain-containing protein; the protein is MRTVLTVLLLATALPASAATPANTPDPNVRVYRCVSSSGTVALQDAPCSSGRQQVLDMQRPQDPPPRPARVEAPAPVAAPATREVRIVTVQPPQPMYECTTADGERYTSDSPEGNPRWVPTWGPAYVGNGIAPPPPPAGTLRPPLPVSPRPAIAVQGGSSGRGGSIRGSASVGTDAYQGRYRGNYQGGHGGTVIVPYGNVQIRDECHALPEQEVCARLADRRWELIRRYNSALQSERVELSREQRGIEARQQRDCGGV
- a CDS encoding DUF4124 domain-containing protein, whose amino-acid sequence is MALVMMGWVSGSNAQDVAIYRCTDPSGALTVQNMPCPKGMQQQKKLMTAPAAVPFAPGTPPAPAPVRTAPVAPAPVPAAAPVAAPAPLTSTSTLPPPPLFECTAHDNGRYFTEDREPARRCLPMQTTNLGGGPATGGGSACEVVTDRCAPVPDQSLCEAWRKRAEQAESTWRFSDEAQSAERKQRYDQMRRVLEESRCANPAATP
- a CDS encoding SDR family oxidoreductase translates to MTTHRWRLDGQTALITGASAGIGLAIARELLGFGADLLLVARDADALAQARDDLADEFPERELHGLAADVSDDEERRAILDWVEDHADGLHLLINNAGGNITRAAIDYTEDEWRGIFETNVFSAFELSRYAHPLLTRHAASAIVNVGSVSGITHVRSGAPYGMTKAALQQMTRNLAVEWAQDGIRVNAVAPWYIRTRRTSGPLSDPDYYEQVIERTPMRRIGEPEEVAAAVGFLCLPAASYITGGCIAVDGGFLRYGF